The following coding sequences are from one Microbacterium sp. SORGH_AS_0969 window:
- the rarD gene encoding EamA family transporter RarD, which yields MTAAPSAPTGGSTRGAVYALSAYLLWGVLPIYFLQLKPTGPFEVVAWRIILAFLFCLILLTVLRAWRPFLAIVRQPRLMGLTAVAGVLIYINWQTYLYGALTNHVIETSLGYFINPIVTVLLGVIVLRERLRLVPWIAIGLAVVAVAVIVIGYGAFPWIALTLAFSFGFYGLVKKQIGPAVDAVSGLTLESLWLLPVAAVQLVFVANLTGITLGTAGALHTVLLLLAGAVTAIPLLLFASGARRVPLTVIGLLQFVAPIIQFAIGVWVLGEPMTLERWIGFGLVWVALIVLSVDSIVMSRRHRRSVSDVAEPV from the coding sequence GTGACTGCCGCTCCTTCCGCCCCGACCGGGGGGAGCACCCGCGGTGCCGTGTACGCCCTGAGCGCCTACCTGCTCTGGGGCGTCCTGCCGATCTACTTCCTGCAGCTCAAGCCCACCGGCCCGTTCGAGGTCGTCGCGTGGCGGATCATCCTCGCCTTCCTCTTCTGCTTGATCCTGCTGACCGTCCTCCGCGCGTGGCGGCCGTTCCTCGCGATCGTCCGGCAGCCCCGCCTGATGGGCCTCACCGCTGTCGCGGGCGTGCTCATCTACATCAACTGGCAGACGTACCTGTACGGCGCCCTGACGAACCACGTCATCGAGACCAGTCTCGGGTACTTCATCAACCCGATCGTGACGGTGCTGCTCGGGGTCATCGTGCTGCGCGAGCGCCTGCGGCTCGTGCCGTGGATCGCGATCGGCCTCGCGGTCGTCGCCGTCGCGGTGATCGTCATCGGTTACGGGGCGTTCCCGTGGATCGCCCTGACGCTCGCGTTCTCGTTCGGCTTCTACGGGCTCGTGAAGAAGCAGATCGGCCCGGCCGTGGATGCCGTGAGCGGTCTGACCCTCGAATCGCTCTGGCTCCTCCCGGTCGCGGCGGTCCAACTGGTGTTCGTCGCGAACCTGACCGGCATCACGCTCGGAACGGCGGGTGCGCTGCACACCGTCCTCCTGCTGCTCGCGGGAGCGGTCACCGCGATTCCCCTGCTGCTGTTCGCCTCGGGTGCCCGGCGCGTCCCGCTCACGGTGATCGGCCTGCTGCAGTTCGTGGCACCCATCATCCAGTTCGCCATCGGCGTGTGGGTGCTGGGGGAGCCGATGACGCTCGAGCGGTGGATCGGCTTCGGTCTCGTCTGGGTCGCGCTCATCGTGCTGAGCGTGGACTCGATCGTGATGTCGCGTCGCCACCGTCGCTCGGTCTCCGACGTCGCAGAACCGGTCTGA
- a CDS encoding MetQ/NlpA family ABC transporter substrate-binding protein: MSFARTAAAVLAATALAVSLTACGASSSPASTEASTDKTDIKIGFNPGPYKEMFQGGIQPILESEGYTVEPVDFTDGIVVNVAVNTGEIDANIMQHPVYLSFVNAKEGIDNAPLVQIPTPRMGLFGGKKKSLADVADGSTVTVPNSPSNLYRGLLILRDVGWIDFADVDDPNTADLSIITSNPKNLNITPIDNAQQVPALQDVDFATIQGNFIVSGGLNYDDALAVENQPVQFSNVVAVRSVDVDTPWAQAIKSAYESQEFIDYIKANPQYSGYQLPAWFQ, encoded by the coding sequence ATGAGTTTCGCACGTACCGCCGCCGCCGTCCTGGCCGCCACCGCCCTCGCCGTCTCACTGACCGCGTGCGGCGCATCGTCGTCCCCGGCATCGACCGAGGCGTCCACCGACAAGACCGACATCAAGATCGGCTTCAACCCCGGCCCGTACAAGGAGATGTTCCAGGGTGGCATCCAGCCCATCCTCGAGTCCGAGGGCTACACGGTCGAGCCGGTCGACTTCACCGACGGCATCGTCGTCAATGTCGCGGTGAACACGGGCGAGATCGACGCGAACATCATGCAGCACCCCGTCTACCTCTCCTTCGTGAACGCGAAGGAAGGGATCGACAACGCCCCGCTCGTGCAGATCCCGACGCCGCGCATGGGGCTGTTCGGCGGGAAGAAGAAGAGCCTCGCCGATGTCGCGGACGGCTCGACCGTCACCGTCCCGAACTCGCCGTCGAACCTCTACCGCGGTCTGTTGATCCTTCGCGACGTGGGGTGGATCGACTTCGCCGACGTCGACGACCCCAACACCGCCGACCTGTCGATCATCACGTCGAACCCGAAGAACCTGAACATCACCCCGATCGACAACGCCCAGCAGGTTCCGGCCCTGCAGGACGTCGACTTCGCCACCATCCAGGGCAACTTCATCGTCTCGGGCGGCCTGAACTACGACGATGCCCTCGCGGTCGAGAACCAGCCGGTGCAGTTCTCCAACGTCGTCGCGGTCCGTTCGGTCGACGTCGACACTCCGTGGGCCCAGGCGATCAAGTCGGCCTACGAATCGCAGGAGTTCATCGACTACATCAAGGCGAACCCGCAGTACTCCGGCTACCAGCTCCCGGCCTGGTTCCAGTGA
- a CDS encoding methionine ABC transporter ATP-binding protein, whose translation MSGTAGGGIVFDAVTKSYTRRAVTTTALRDVSLEVAPGTIFGVIGYSGAGKSTLIRTVNGLEKPTSGRVLVDGVDISSLRGRDLRAAQKNTGMIFQQFNLLETLSARDNVALPLRLDGASPAEARRRADEVLAFVGLSGKAGNHPGDLSGGQKQRVGIARALARNPKILLSDESTSALDPSTTAQILDLLRRINREYGTTILVVTHEMDVIKDLAHEVAVMAEGEVVEHGSVLDTFIRPRAAATRDFVDTIVPRGLPRRVVEHLGGDGLWRMLLLDAEVEQPLITGLIRHVGVDVNMLHADMTQIQDHTVGQLIVKVTGSPEKVREAHGYLAARVVELEEVAG comes from the coding sequence GTGAGCGGCACCGCGGGCGGAGGCATCGTCTTCGACGCGGTGACCAAGAGCTACACCCGGAGGGCCGTCACCACGACGGCCCTCCGGGACGTCTCGCTCGAGGTCGCCCCGGGGACGATCTTCGGCGTCATCGGATACAGCGGCGCGGGGAAGTCCACCCTGATCCGCACCGTCAACGGACTCGAGAAGCCCACCTCGGGCCGGGTGCTGGTCGACGGCGTCGACATCTCGTCGCTGCGGGGGCGTGACCTGCGCGCGGCACAGAAGAACACCGGCATGATCTTCCAGCAGTTCAACCTGCTCGAGACCCTGTCCGCGCGCGACAACGTCGCGCTCCCCCTGCGCCTCGACGGAGCCTCCCCCGCCGAAGCCCGCCGACGCGCCGACGAGGTGCTCGCCTTCGTCGGGCTGAGCGGCAAAGCCGGAAACCACCCCGGCGACCTGTCGGGCGGGCAGAAGCAGCGCGTCGGCATCGCGCGCGCCCTCGCCCGCAACCCGAAGATCCTGCTGTCGGACGAGTCCACGAGCGCGCTCGACCCCTCCACGACCGCGCAGATCCTCGATCTCCTCCGCCGGATCAACCGCGAATACGGCACGACGATCCTCGTCGTCACGCATGAGATGGACGTCATCAAAGACCTCGCGCACGAGGTGGCCGTGATGGCCGAGGGAGAAGTCGTCGAGCACGGGAGCGTGCTCGACACCTTCATCCGTCCTCGCGCCGCCGCGACGCGCGATTTCGTGGACACCATCGTCCCGCGCGGGCTCCCGCGGCGCGTCGTTGAGCACCTGGGCGGCGACGGACTCTGGCGCATGCTGCTCCTGGATGCCGAGGTCGAGCAGCCTCTCATCACGGGCCTGATCCGCCATGTCGGCGTCGACGTCAACATGCTGCACGCCGACATGACGCAGATCCAGGATCACACCGTCGGGCAGCTGATCGTGAAGGTCACCGGCTCCCCGGAGAAGGTCCGCGAAGCGCATGGCTATCTCGCCGCGCGCGTGGTCGAGCTCGAGGAGGTGGCCGGATGA
- a CDS encoding methionine ABC transporter permease — MNGDKWTLVTPDMYFRALGETLQMLGVSLVLGSILGVVLGAILALTRRGGVLQNTAVNVVLATVVNLIRSLPFIILLVAILPFTRLLVGTSIGVWAAIVPLTVMVAPYIGRLVENSLLEVPAGVVEAARSMGASPLQIFWRFLLPEARGSLILAITIATVGLIDATAMAGVVGAGGIGDLALSYGYERYDGFAMVITCVTLIVLVHGIQALGSALARRYRRR; from the coding sequence ATGAACGGCGACAAGTGGACGCTCGTCACCCCCGACATGTACTTCCGTGCCCTCGGCGAGACGCTGCAGATGCTGGGCGTCTCGCTCGTGCTCGGATCGATCCTGGGCGTCGTCCTCGGAGCGATCCTCGCGCTCACACGCCGAGGCGGGGTTCTCCAGAACACCGCCGTCAACGTGGTTCTCGCGACCGTCGTCAATCTCATCCGATCGCTGCCGTTCATCATCCTGCTCGTGGCGATCCTGCCGTTCACCCGGCTGCTGGTGGGCACGAGCATCGGCGTCTGGGCCGCGATCGTCCCTCTCACCGTGATGGTCGCGCCCTACATCGGACGCCTGGTCGAGAACTCTCTGCTCGAGGTTCCCGCGGGGGTCGTGGAGGCGGCGCGGTCGATGGGCGCCTCTCCGCTGCAGATCTTCTGGCGGTTCCTCCTCCCAGAGGCGCGCGGCTCCCTCATCCTCGCCATCACCATCGCCACCGTCGGCCTCATCGACGCCACCGCGATGGCGGGCGTCGTCGGCGCCGGCGGCATCGGCGACCTCGCGCTGTCGTACGGTTACGAGCGGTACGACGGATTCGCGATGGTGATCACCTGCGTGACCCTGATCGTTCTCGTCCATGGCATCCAGGCGCTGGGCTCCGCGCTCGCGCGCCGCTACCGGCGGCGCTGA
- a CDS encoding aminotransferase class I/II-fold pyridoxal phosphate-dependent enzyme — protein sequence MVDFEPAARVDALPPNFWGAMDAENARIAALPGPRFIDVSKGNPDLPTPERIVEAMQRFVADPVNHRYPSYAARPSLREGVVQRYREDHGLDLDPDSQVAVFHGSHEALMAAVLGLADPGSTVVLPDPGYPMYTSAVDLAQARAATLPLVGPDHQPDFAALAHLDRARVLLLNYPNNPTGAVATPATFEAAIAFADRVGAAFVHDFAYSSLGFEARPLSALEVDGADGRTVEVQTLSKTYSMAGWRVGFAAGNATIIAAMRRYQAHAFSTMFGATQEAAAAALRGDQSAAADLVEVYRRRRDLVVAGLRAIGWDVIEPRGTFFVWVRLPARTDAVAFARRLREEARVAVAPGDGFGPRGRGHVRLGLVVDDATLHELVERLASFSADPSA from the coding sequence GTGGTCGACTTCGAACCCGCAGCCCGGGTCGACGCCCTCCCTCCGAACTTCTGGGGGGCGATGGATGCCGAGAACGCCCGGATCGCGGCTCTCCCGGGGCCGCGGTTCATCGACGTGTCCAAGGGCAACCCCGATTTGCCGACGCCCGAGCGCATCGTCGAGGCGATGCAACGGTTCGTCGCCGATCCCGTCAACCACCGCTACCCGTCGTACGCAGCGCGCCCGTCGCTGCGGGAGGGCGTGGTGCAGCGGTACCGGGAGGACCACGGGCTCGATCTCGACCCCGACTCCCAGGTGGCGGTCTTCCACGGTTCGCACGAGGCGCTCATGGCTGCGGTGCTCGGACTCGCCGATCCCGGGTCGACGGTCGTGCTTCCCGACCCGGGCTATCCGATGTACACGTCGGCGGTGGACCTCGCTCAGGCACGGGCGGCGACGCTCCCGCTCGTCGGGCCGGATCATCAGCCCGACTTCGCGGCGCTCGCGCACCTCGACCGTGCGCGCGTGCTGCTGCTGAACTACCCGAACAACCCGACCGGGGCGGTGGCGACCCCGGCGACATTCGAGGCGGCGATCGCCTTCGCCGACCGCGTGGGAGCCGCCTTCGTGCACGACTTCGCGTACTCGTCGCTGGGCTTCGAGGCGCGGCCGCTCTCGGCGCTGGAAGTCGACGGCGCCGACGGGCGCACCGTCGAGGTGCAGACGCTGTCGAAGACCTACAGCATGGCGGGATGGCGGGTCGGTTTCGCCGCCGGCAATGCCACGATCATCGCGGCCATGCGCCGCTACCAGGCCCACGCCTTCAGTACGATGTTCGGCGCGACGCAGGAGGCCGCGGCCGCGGCGCTGCGCGGCGATCAGTCGGCCGCCGCCGACCTGGTCGAGGTCTATCGTCGTCGGCGCGACCTCGTCGTCGCGGGTCTGCGCGCGATCGGGTGGGACGTCATCGAGCCGCGGGGGACGTTCTTCGTGTGGGTGCGCCTTCCCGCGCGCACCGACGCCGTCGCGTTCGCCCGCCGCCTGCGGGAAGAGGCCCGCGTCGCGGTGGCCCCCGGCGACGGCTTCGGTCCGCGCGGACGCGGGCATGTGCGGCTCGGCCTCGTCGTCGACGACGCCACGCTGCACGAGCTCGTGGAGCGCCTCGCCTCGTTCTCGGCCGATCCGTCCGCCTGA
- the groES gene encoding co-chaperone GroES: MSVSIKPLEDRIVIKQVEAEQTTASGLVIPDTAKEKPQEGEVVAVGPGRIDDNGNRVPLDVAVGDRVLYSKYGGTEVKFGAEEYLVLSARDVLAVVVR; encoded by the coding sequence GTGTCGGTTTCCATCAAGCCGCTCGAGGACCGCATCGTCATCAAGCAGGTCGAGGCTGAGCAGACCACCGCGAGTGGTCTCGTCATCCCCGACACCGCCAAGGAGAAGCCGCAGGAGGGCGAAGTCGTCGCCGTCGGCCCCGGCCGCATCGACGACAACGGCAACCGCGTCCCCCTCGACGTCGCCGTCGGCGACCGCGTGCTCTACAGCAAGTACGGCGGCACCGAGGTCAAGTTCGGCGCTGAGGAGTACCTCGTGCTCTCGGCTCGCGACGTGCTGGCGGTCGTCGTCCGCTGA
- a CDS encoding class I SAM-dependent methyltransferase — translation MDTRELTALLTPEGLRLLDEVGRMESTDDAARAVSRLRAAGHSPDLVSAVVGQARLRARATTKFGPFAERMLFTRAGLEQATRLSIAARHAGRFRAAGITRVADLGCGIGGDALGMAGLGIRVRAVDADEVTAAIAAYNLAPFDDAVTVAHARAEDVDLEGTDAVWLDPARRTAGHSETRQVSSAEWSPSLDWVFALVKERSGGVKLGPGFDRAQIPDDLEAQWISADGSTIELVLWSGALARENVRRAALVVRGDDAWELTAPADSPDVEPRELGAFVHEPDGAVIRARLIGEVARALDAGMLAPGIAYLTSDAPLTSPFVSSFRVREQLPADPKKLGQALRARGIGTLEIKKRGIDVDPAVLRKKLSLRGDEAATLILTRIGSKRLALLADRV, via the coding sequence GTGGATACCCGCGAGCTGACCGCCCTCCTCACGCCCGAAGGCCTGCGCCTGCTCGACGAGGTGGGCCGGATGGAGTCCACCGACGACGCGGCGCGGGCGGTGTCGCGACTGCGTGCCGCCGGCCACTCCCCCGACCTCGTGTCGGCGGTCGTCGGTCAGGCGCGGCTGAGGGCGCGCGCGACGACGAAGTTCGGACCCTTCGCCGAGCGGATGCTGTTCACCCGGGCGGGCCTCGAACAGGCCACGCGCCTGTCGATCGCCGCGCGCCACGCCGGTCGGTTCCGTGCCGCGGGGATCACCCGCGTCGCCGATCTGGGATGCGGCATCGGCGGGGACGCTCTCGGGATGGCGGGTCTCGGCATCCGGGTCCGGGCCGTCGACGCCGATGAGGTGACGGCCGCGATCGCCGCGTACAACCTCGCCCCCTTCGACGACGCCGTGACCGTCGCGCACGCGCGCGCCGAGGACGTCGACCTCGAGGGAACGGATGCCGTGTGGCTCGATCCCGCGCGACGGACCGCCGGGCATTCCGAGACGCGACAGGTGTCGTCGGCCGAGTGGTCCCCTTCACTCGATTGGGTTTTCGCGCTGGTGAAGGAACGGTCCGGCGGGGTCAAGCTCGGACCCGGGTTCGACCGGGCGCAGATCCCCGACGACCTCGAGGCACAGTGGATCAGCGCGGACGGCTCGACCATCGAGCTCGTCCTCTGGTCGGGAGCGCTCGCGCGCGAGAACGTGCGCCGCGCGGCGCTGGTCGTGCGCGGAGACGATGCGTGGGAGCTCACGGCTCCGGCCGACTCCCCCGACGTCGAGCCGCGCGAGCTCGGGGCGTTCGTGCACGAGCCGGACGGAGCGGTCATCCGCGCGCGGCTCATCGGCGAGGTCGCTCGCGCGCTCGACGCGGGGATGCTCGCTCCCGGCATTGCCTACCTGACCTCGGACGCGCCGCTCACGAGTCCCTTCGTGTCATCGTTCCGGGTGCGCGAGCAGCTCCCGGCGGACCCGAAGAAACTCGGGCAGGCGCTGCGTGCGCGCGGCATCGGGACGCTCGAGATCAAGAAGCGGGGCATCGACGTCGATCCCGCGGTGCTGCGCAAGAAGCTGTCCCTGCGCGGCGACGAGGCGGCGACGCTCATCCTCACGCGCATCGGCTCGAAGCGGCTGGCCCTCTTGGCCGATCGCGTCTGA
- the tsaD gene encoding tRNA (adenosine(37)-N6)-threonylcarbamoyltransferase complex transferase subunit TsaD, translating to MDAPLVLGIETSCDETGIGIVRGRQLLSNTIASSMDEHARYGGVVPEVAARAHLEALQPSIDAALAEAGVTLADLDAVAVTSGPGLAGALMVGVGAAKGLAVALDKPLYAVNHLVGHIAADILDADGGELEYPTVALLVSGGHTSLLLVRDLTSDVELLGETMDDAAGEAFDKVARLLKLPYPGGPEIDRAAASGDPTAIRFPRGLSRGSDMASHRYDFSFSGLKTAVARWVEQHEAAGEPVPVADVAASFREAVVDVLVTKALDACERYGVPRLLLGGGVIANKRLRDVALERAAAAGVAVRIPPLRLCTDNGAMIAALAAELIASGRRPSALAFGADSTLPVTEIQVAEDPDAEPPASGSGAPA from the coding sequence ATGGACGCCCCCCTCGTACTCGGCATCGAGACCAGCTGCGACGAGACCGGCATCGGGATCGTCCGCGGACGACAGCTCCTGAGCAACACGATCGCGTCGAGCATGGACGAGCACGCCCGCTACGGCGGTGTCGTGCCCGAAGTGGCGGCACGCGCGCACCTCGAGGCGCTGCAGCCCTCGATCGACGCGGCGCTCGCCGAAGCCGGAGTGACGCTCGCCGACCTCGACGCCGTCGCCGTCACGAGCGGCCCGGGTCTCGCGGGCGCCCTGATGGTCGGCGTCGGCGCGGCGAAGGGGCTCGCCGTCGCCCTCGACAAGCCGCTGTACGCCGTGAACCATCTCGTCGGTCACATCGCCGCGGACATCCTCGACGCCGACGGCGGGGAGCTGGAGTACCCCACGGTCGCGCTCCTCGTCAGCGGGGGACACACCTCGCTGCTTCTGGTCCGCGACCTCACGAGCGATGTCGAGCTTCTCGGCGAGACCATGGACGACGCCGCCGGCGAGGCCTTCGACAAGGTCGCGCGCCTGCTGAAGCTGCCCTACCCCGGCGGTCCCGAGATCGATCGCGCTGCGGCTTCCGGCGATCCGACCGCCATCCGCTTCCCGCGCGGGCTCTCGCGCGGCTCCGACATGGCATCCCACCGCTACGACTTCTCGTTCTCGGGCCTCAAGACCGCCGTCGCCCGGTGGGTCGAGCAGCACGAGGCGGCGGGCGAGCCCGTCCCGGTCGCCGATGTCGCGGCGTCGTTCCGCGAAGCCGTGGTCGACGTGCTCGTCACCAAGGCCCTCGACGCCTGCGAGCGCTACGGCGTGCCGCGTCTGCTCCTCGGCGGCGGTGTGATCGCCAACAAGCGCCTGCGCGACGTCGCCCTCGAACGGGCCGCCGCCGCGGGCGTGGCCGTCCGCATTCCGCCGCTGCGGCTCTGCACCGACAACGGCGCGATGATCGCGGCGCTCGCGGCCGAGCTCATCGCCTCGGGTCGTCGTCCGTCGGCCCTCGCGTTCGGCGCCGACTCCACGCTCCCCGTCACCGAGATCCAGGTGGCGGAGGATCCGGATGCCGAGCCCCCGGCATCCGGATCCGGAGCGCCCGCGTGA